The bacterium nucleotide sequence CGCCACGTCGCCGTATTCATTCCTGATAAAAATTTTTCCGCCTGGTTTGTTGATAGTACCCTTCAAGTAACCGTTTTTCTCCACCGCATCTTTAAGCTCAAACTCGCAGTCAATCTCGCCTTCGCGAGTCTCCACTTCGATTTCCGCTTCTGTGTCTTTACTTATCGTAATGGAAACATCACCAGTTTTTTCTTTAATTTCGATCTTGTCGATCATGCTATATTCAAGTTCAACATCACCAGAAACTATGTCCGCTTTCAAGCTGCCTGACAGGTCCTTGCCGCAAATATCGGCTGATACCGTGGCGATTTCGATAATACCGTTCACATGGGCAATATTGAGGTCTCCGGAAACGCCTTTTATGCCAAGGTTGATGGCTTTGGGAACTGTGATTTCAAGGTTTCCGCTGAGTGCTTTGATCTGGAGCGTATCCGGGCTTTCGTTTACGCCCACAAAACCATCTTTCTCAATCGTTATGATATCAGTGTCTTTTCCTGAGATGTCAATATCACCACTGACACCCTTGAGTTCCAACTTCTGTTTTTTTGAAAATTTCAAGGTTTCTTCAGCTGATGCGTGGCCAAACGCACCATGAATGGCGGAAGTGACCATCTCAGGAATGGAATCCATGGTATGCCAGAAACTGAACGCATGAGGAGGGCCATGTCGCTTTCTTGATTCACCGCCGTTAAGCGCTTCCAACAGACGGGCTGCTTCCTCGGCATTTATCTTACCCTCTTCAAGCAGTTTCAGGATCCGCAGACGTTCACTCAATGTACACCTCCACGTATTCATTCTTTTCCTCGTCCGTGACCTGCGCCAGGACAAACCTGCCGCCTTCGGCGATCTCGCTGACCACTTTGTCGATGATCTCAGGATCAAAATCATCCAGCTTCATTTCTTTGCCGCTGACATTGACCGTGAACCCGTCCGGCATTACGCCTTTGAAGATCGTGCCCATCCTGGAGGCAAGTTTGAGCACGCCGACCGGTATATCAACTTTCACTTTGGGTTTATCACTGCCTTTGTTATAGACCCGGACCCGGAAGAACCGCGCGCGCGCCTCGTTGTCTTTTAGCGCGCCGAGCAGGCGGTCGGCCTCGTCGGGCGTGATCTTGCCCTGGGCTACCATTTCTAAAATCTTTTTTCTTTCATCGGACATGATATACTCCTTTCAAATAATTAAGGCAATTGAGGGCGTGACCATTATTTCTTTATGAAATATCTTATTACGCCTACAATACCGAGGGCGATCAGGATCGCAGGCCAGTCGCGGTACCAGGTGATATGGATGATGCCAAGGTTGGAGAGCCAGATTACAGCACCAATCACGATCAAAAGAATGCCGTTGAAAACAGAATGGAACCAGAATTTCATTTTTTTCTCCTTTGTTTCAGAATGCCGACTGCTTCATCCACGGATATTTTTCCATTAGATAGCGCTTCGATCGGATCATCCGCGTCAACCAGGGGAGAGAGCTTCAAACTTTTCAGCAGATCGTCGATCTTTGATTTTATCGTGGGGTAGGAAGTATCCAGCGCTTTCTCCATATCAGTGATCCTGCCCTGGGTGCGAAGAAAGACCATGAGAAATTCGTAGTCGTCCTCATTCAACTGGCAAAAAGGACATAGTGAGATGTCTTTACTCACTCTCAGATCACATTTCGGGCACTTCAATTCGCTAATAACCATCTCTTGCCCGCAAGATGGACACTCCTTAATTTTTTTAACCATATATGTCATTATAATCAATTTTTTTAATTTGTCAAGGGGTGAAATTGACTAAAGTCAATTTTCGATGTCCTCGCTTTTGTAATATAAAAATGATTATGATGAAGCGAGACGCAGACGATAGCGTAGTGATAAACACAATGATAACAGTGATAAAAGAAAAAGTATTGAAAAATCATGGTTTTTTGTTTATTATTTTGAATTTAGGATTTGTTTAGGATTTAGTAATTAGAATTTAGTGCTTGATCTTTAAGGATATATCTTTTCCAGCATCCTCGGGAACGGTATTGTCTCTCTTACATGCGCAATGCCGCAGATCCAGGCGATCGTGCGTTCCAGGCCCAGCCCAAAACCGCCATGGGGGTAGGTGCCGAAAAGCCGCAGATCCAGATACCATTTGTAAGCCTGCTCAGGGAGCTTGTGTTCCTTTATTCTCTTGACCAGCGCCGCATGATCGTCCTCGCGCTGGCCGCCGCCGATGATCTCGCCGTAACCTTCGGACGCGATCATGTCAACGCTTAAAGATAAGGAGTCGTCCCCGGGATCGCGCTTCATATAGAAAGCCTTGCAGTGCGCCGGGTAATGATGGACCAGGATCGGACGGTCAAAGCTTTCGCCCAATAAAGTCTCCTGGGGCGCGCCAAAATCATCGCCGTCCTTGAATGTTTTATCCTTTTTGTGGATCATTTCCACGGCTTCCTTATATGTGATCCTCGGGAATGGTTTTTTTATTGTCTCCAGTTTGCCAAGGTCGCGTTCCAGGATCTTCAACTCCTCTTTTCTCTTTTCCAGGACTCGTTCAACGACATATGAAACCATATTTTCTTCAGTATCCATGATGTCGTTGAGACCAGCAAAGGCGATCTCGGGTTCCAGCATCCAGAACTCGGTCAGATGGCGTCGGGTCTTTGATTTTTCCGCGCGGAATGTCGGTCCGAAGCAATAAACCTTACCCAGTGACGCCGCGGTCGCTTCGTTGTACAACTGGCCGCTCTGGGTGAGATACACGGTTTCGTCGTAATACTCGACCGGGAACAGCGTGGTCGTGCCCTCAACCGCAGCAGGTGTGAGGATCGGCGTGTCGGCATTGATGAACCCCTGGTTGTCAAGGAAATCCCTCAAGCCCTTTATTACCTCGTGCCGGATCCGCAGGATCGCGTTCTGCTTTTTGGAACGGATCCATAAGTGCCGTAACGGCAACAGGAACTCAATGGAATGTTCTTTGGGCGTGATCGGATAATCTTTGGCATATTGGATGATCCTGATGTCCTTTGCAATGATCTCGTAGCCACCTGGCGCCCGCTTGTCAGCGCGCACCGTGCCCGTGATGACCAGGGATGACTCCTGGGTTAGTTTGTCGGCGATCTCGAAGATCTCGGGTTTTGCGTCATCCTGGCTGATGACCGACTGGATGATGCCGGTGCCGTCACGGATGAGCAGAAAGCAGACCTTGCCCGATGAGCGCACGTTGTAAAGCCAGCCTTTTATCTCGACTTCCTTGCCTTCGTACTTGCCGATCTCCTCGATATATGCCTGCATGGAGAGAATATATTCTATTTTATAGCAAAGTCAAGCAGAAAGCACTATTGACGCCATATACTATTGACATGGTTATTATTTTTGACAGGGGGAATTGGGGTCAGCCCTCGAAATTAGAAATCATCTGCTGAATAGATAGATGCGCAAGCCTGAAGGCTTGCCCTACAGTAAAGAGATTGCCGTTGTAGGGCAGGGTCATGATCCCGCAAAGCGGGGCTTTAGCCTTGCCAATATATTATTAGCTATTATGCAATCAGGTGTGCGACCCTTTGACAAATAAGAATAAATGAATATAATCAGATATGAAAGTATCAATTTTGGTCCCCGCGTATAATGAAGTTGAGAACATCCCATACCTGGTCGAGGAATTAGACAAATTCATGAAAAACCATAAGGATTATGAAGTTATCGTCATTGACGACGGTTCCAGAGACAGCACTTTTGATGCCGTGAACAAGCATAAAAGAGACTATTTAAAGGTTGTCCGGCACAAGCGGAACCTGGGTAAGACCCAGGCGGTTTTGACCGGCGCAGCCGCGGCGGCGGGCGAGATCCTTGTGATCTTTGATGCTGACCTGCAGTTCGACCTTTATGACATACCAAAACTTGTGGAATTGATCGATAACGGTGCGGACGTGGCGACCGGTTGGAAACAAGGCGTTTACGAGAAAAAATTCGTTTCCAATGTTTACAACTGGTGCGGCCGTAGACTATTCAGGCTCAAAGTCCACGACATGAACGCGATCAAAGCGTTCAAGAAAGATGTTCTGCAGGCGATCCCGTTGCGCAAGGAGTGGCACCGGTATATTGTGCCCCTTGCCCATGAGTACGGATTCAAGATCGAGGAAATAAAAGTAACATTAAGACTGCGTAAATACGGTACTCCCAAGTATCAGCAGAAATCAAGGATCGTCGTCGGCCTGTTCGATCTGCTGGCCGTGAAATTCCACGCGACGTTCATGCAGAAGCCGCTTCTTTATTTCGGCACGATCGGCATGATCTCCTTTTTGCTGGGCGTCGTGGCGGGGATCGTTGCGATCGTGCTCAGGATATTCGGCCACGGGTTCAGGCCGCTACTGTACCTCGTCGTTTTGCTCGTGGTGTCGGGCATATTGTTCTTTTCCCTTGGTTTGATCGGAGAATCGATCCGTTCGGTCCTTGACCGCCTGGAAAAGAACGATGCAGAGAAGCATCGATGATCCCATTTCTTAAACTTCTGTAATGAAAAATGGGACGTATACTTCAACGCCGTGATGTAACCGAGACATGAAATGGGTGTGGACGGTCCTGCGGATAGTCATCGGTCTGGCGCTGATCGCGTTTTTGCTGTGGAAGTGCAACCTTGGTCGGATCCTCCAGTACGTGCGCAATATGGATATAAGGTATTTGGCGCTGGCGCTGTTGGTTTATCTGGTTTTTATAATCATATCAGCCTGGCGCTGGCAGCTCCTGCTTGAGCATAAGAAGATCTCCATGCCTTTCTTCAGGACTCTATCAGTTTATTTCATATCCATATTTTTCAGCAATGTATTCCCGACAACCATTGGCGGTGACGTGATGCGCATCGTATACGGACCGTCAACCAGCCGGACCGAATCGCTGGGTACGGTAATTGTCGACCGCATCCTTGGGTTCATCGGACTGTTTCTATTCGCTCTTGTTTGGGTGCTGTATGTAATGATATTCCAAGGTCGGGTTGAATTTCTGTCCTTTACGGTGATCGGTCTGGCTGTGCTGCTGCTTCTGACCTATTTTCTTTTTTCGGAAAAAGTGTACGCATTTTTCACGCCGTGGCTGCAAAAAATAAGGATCTTTCGGCTGGGCGAACGCCTGAGCAATCTCCACCGGATGATGACCGGCTATGGCGGCGCGTGGGGGCTTCTTGCCTTCTGCGTGCTCCAGTCCATGGTGATCCAGGCGCTCCTGGCGATCGCGCCGATGTTCGTTCTCCGCAGTCTGGGAAATTTTCAGACCGGCATCCTGCCTTTTTTCATCTACGTGCCGATCATCAACATCATTTCCATGATCCCGGTTTCTTTGAACGCGCTGGGCGTGCGGGAGAACGCTTAC carries:
- a CDS encoding DUF4097 family beta strand repeat-containing protein produces the protein MSERLRILKLLEEGKINAEEAARLLEALNGGESRKRHGPPHAFSFWHTMDSIPEMVTSAIHGAFGHASAEETLKFSKKQKLELKGVSGDIDISGKDTDIITIEKDGFVGVNESPDTLQIKALSGNLEITVPKAINLGIKGVSGDLNIAHVNGIIEIATVSADICGKDLSGSLKADIVSGDVELEYSMIDKIEIKEKTGDVSITISKDTEAEIEVETREGEIDCEFELKDAVEKNGYLKGTINKPGGKIFIRNEYGDVAIQKK
- a CDS encoding DUF5668 domain-containing protein; its protein translation is MKFWFHSVFNGILLIVIGAVIWLSNLGIIHITWYRDWPAILIALGIVGVIRYFIKK
- a CDS encoding DUF2089 family protein yields the protein MTYMVKKIKECPSCGQEMVISELKCPKCDLRVSKDISLCPFCQLNEDDYEFLMVFLRTQGRITDMEKALDTSYPTIKSKIDDLLKSLKLSPLVDADDPIEALSNGKISVDEAVGILKQRRKK
- the asnS gene encoding asparagine--tRNA ligase, translated to MQAYIEEIGKYEGKEVEIKGWLYNVRSSGKVCFLLIRDGTGIIQSVISQDDAKPEIFEIADKLTQESSLVITGTVRADKRAPGGYEIIAKDIRIIQYAKDYPITPKEHSIEFLLPLRHLWIRSKKQNAILRIRHEVIKGLRDFLDNQGFINADTPILTPAAVEGTTTLFPVEYYDETVYLTQSGQLYNEATAASLGKVYCFGPTFRAEKSKTRRHLTEFWMLEPEIAFAGLNDIMDTEENMVSYVVERVLEKRKEELKILERDLGKLETIKKPFPRITYKEAVEMIHKKDKTFKDGDDFGAPQETLLGESFDRPILVHHYPAHCKAFYMKRDPGDDSLSLSVDMIASEGYGEIIGGGQREDDHAALVKRIKEHKLPEQAYKWYLDLRLFGTYPHGGFGLGLERTIAWICGIAHVRETIPFPRMLEKIYP
- a CDS encoding glycosyltransferase family 2 protein; this encodes MKVSILVPAYNEVENIPYLVEELDKFMKNHKDYEVIVIDDGSRDSTFDAVNKHKRDYLKVVRHKRNLGKTQAVLTGAAAAAGEILVIFDADLQFDLYDIPKLVELIDNGADVATGWKQGVYEKKFVSNVYNWCGRRLFRLKVHDMNAIKAFKKDVLQAIPLRKEWHRYIVPLAHEYGFKIEEIKVTLRLRKYGTPKYQQKSRIVVGLFDLLAVKFHATFMQKPLLYFGTIGMISFLLGVVAGIVAIVLRIFGHGFRPLLYLVVLLVVSGILFFSLGLIGESIRSVLDRLEKNDAEKHR
- a CDS encoding lysylphosphatidylglycerol synthase transmembrane domain-containing protein encodes the protein MKWVWTVLRIVIGLALIAFLLWKCNLGRILQYVRNMDIRYLALALLVYLVFIIISAWRWQLLLEHKKISMPFFRTLSVYFISIFFSNVFPTTIGGDVMRIVYGPSTSRTESLGTVIVDRILGFIGLFLFALVWVLYVMIFQGRVEFLSFTVIGLAVLLLLTYFLFSEKVYAFFTPWLQKIRIFRLGERLSNLHRMMTGYGGAWGLLAFCVLQSMVIQALLAIAPMFVLRSLGNFQTGILPFFIYVPIINIISMIPVSLNALGVRENAYVIFFSRVGLDSAVSFTMSLVSFFMFFILTLIGGICFLFYRNKKKT